A portion of the Parasedimentitalea marina genome contains these proteins:
- a CDS encoding class I adenylate-forming enzyme family protein gives MNPAEWLLSTAKSSPEAPALFCGTVLTADYGTFAHRAASIAGALGQRGICAGDRVAILMQNRTEYLEALYGIWWAGAVAVPINAKLHAKEAAWIIENSGSRVVFASASNAAGLDAIRPNCLEEVIIAGEDSFSDLYNVSGQAEPAAVSASDMIWLFYTSGTTGRPKGVMISAGNMMAMITGYLAGVGSHCRADSTLYAAPMSHGAGIYNFLHVIAGGRHICPASEGFEPAEIFDLAAQFDRVSMFAAPTMVRRMVDYANASGASGDGLVSIIYAGGPMYLADITEAVEVMGPRFVQIYGQGECPMAITVLPRETVADRNHPRWRQRLASVGRQQMVSRVSVVDRDGTTLPTGEIGEIVVSGPAVMSGYWNNSDASQQTIRDGWLWTGDMGVLDEDGFLTLHDRSKDMIISGGSNIYPREVEEILLGHASVAEVAVVGRPHAEWGEEVVACIVSADGQQVDAAALDAHCIANIARFKRPKDYVVLTALPKNNYGKVVKTELRQHIAK, from the coding sequence ATGAATCCTGCTGAATGGCTGTTAAGCACCGCGAAATCCTCTCCCGAAGCACCGGCGTTGTTTTGCGGGACAGTGCTCACGGCGGATTATGGAACTTTCGCACATCGAGCCGCCTCTATTGCCGGTGCATTGGGCCAACGCGGCATATGTGCTGGCGACCGAGTGGCCATCCTGATGCAGAACAGAACGGAATACCTTGAGGCTTTGTACGGTATCTGGTGGGCCGGAGCGGTCGCGGTGCCGATTAACGCAAAGCTCCACGCCAAGGAAGCCGCTTGGATCATCGAGAATTCCGGCTCTAGGGTGGTATTTGCCTCGGCCTCTAACGCCGCGGGATTGGACGCCATCAGGCCAAACTGCCTTGAAGAAGTGATTATTGCCGGGGAGGATAGCTTTTCTGACCTCTATAATGTGTCTGGACAAGCCGAACCGGCTGCGGTCTCTGCGAGTGACATGATTTGGTTGTTCTACACATCGGGTACAACGGGGCGTCCAAAAGGCGTGATGATCAGTGCTGGCAATATGATGGCGATGATAACCGGATACCTTGCTGGAGTTGGGTCGCATTGTCGTGCAGATTCAACCCTTTATGCCGCTCCAATGAGCCACGGTGCCGGTATTTATAACTTCTTGCATGTGATTGCAGGTGGTCGCCATATTTGTCCCGCGTCCGAGGGGTTTGAACCAGCAGAGATTTTTGATCTTGCTGCCCAGTTTGATCGTGTTTCGATGTTTGCTGCCCCCACGATGGTACGGCGAATGGTGGACTACGCCAATGCGAGCGGTGCAAGTGGTGACGGGTTGGTGTCTATTATTTACGCAGGTGGCCCTATGTATCTAGCTGACATCACAGAGGCCGTCGAAGTTATGGGGCCTCGGTTTGTGCAAATTTATGGCCAGGGTGAATGCCCGATGGCGATTACTGTATTGCCTCGCGAGACGGTCGCAGATCGAAACCACCCGCGGTGGCGCCAAAGATTGGCCAGCGTTGGGCGACAGCAAATGGTCAGCCGTGTTTCGGTCGTCGATCGGGATGGCACCACCTTACCAACAGGGGAGATTGGCGAGATCGTGGTCAGCGGTCCGGCTGTGATGTCAGGGTACTGGAACAATTCCGATGCAAGTCAGCAAACCATTCGGGATGGTTGGTTGTGGACTGGCGACATGGGCGTCTTAGACGAAGATGGTTTTCTGACCTTGCATGACCGATCCAAGGATATGATCATTTCCGGAGGGTCAAACATCTACCCGCGTGAGGTAGAAGAGATCTTGTTGGGTCATGCGAGCGTTGCAGAGGTCGCTGTTGTGGGACGCCCACACGCCGAATGGGGTGAAGAAGTTGTTGCCTGTATTGTCTCTGCTGATGGCCAACAGGTGGACGCGGCTGCGCTGGACGCCCATTGCATCGCAAATATTGCCCGTTTTAAACGACCGAAGGACTACGTCGTTCTGACGGCTCTGCCTAAGAACAACTATGGTAAGGTCGTTAAGACGGAGCTGCGTCAACACATCGCGAAATGA
- a CDS encoding efflux RND transporter periplasmic adaptor subunit: MQKLVSPLFSNRRFAAKIAVLSTALTLSVSPVALAQEAPPPKVSVMSAVTKPLRNSETFIGRGEAIDKVNVIARVNGFLEEVLIADGANVQEGDLMFRIERSAYEATLEARKADLAKAEANLHLTSLELARKEELLSRGAVPEAERDTSRANEKVAEAEVRSAKAAIQQAELDLSYTEVHAPFSGRIGRVEVSVGDVVGPGSSSLVNLVREAPIYVSFALNEKQFVGVLQKVQQDAATEEEQKRLIEVFVVLPNGDELDERGTIAFADNRIDPTTGAITVRAEFKNENRWIIDGSYLTVGLESQKPVDRIVISQAAIQRDQQGTFVLVVDEQKMVQQRYIETGDVVGTSIIVNDGLKDGETVVVEGLQRIRPGAEVDPVLASQAGE, translated from the coding sequence ATGCAAAAATTAGTTAGTCCACTTTTTTCAAATCGCAGGTTTGCTGCAAAAATTGCAGTACTTAGCACTGCGTTGACTCTCAGTGTCTCACCAGTTGCTCTGGCGCAGGAAGCACCACCGCCAAAAGTTTCAGTTATGTCTGCGGTGACTAAACCTTTGCGGAATTCCGAAACCTTCATTGGTCGAGGTGAGGCAATTGACAAAGTGAATGTTATTGCACGGGTCAATGGTTTCCTTGAGGAGGTATTGATCGCGGATGGGGCAAACGTCCAAGAGGGCGACCTGATGTTTCGGATCGAGCGCAGCGCCTATGAGGCAACGCTGGAAGCACGTAAGGCTGACCTGGCAAAAGCTGAGGCCAATCTTCACCTGACGTCGTTGGAACTTGCTCGTAAAGAGGAACTCCTGTCGCGCGGGGCAGTCCCCGAAGCCGAGCGTGATACGTCGCGGGCCAATGAAAAAGTGGCCGAAGCCGAGGTGCGGTCGGCCAAAGCGGCAATTCAACAAGCCGAACTGGATTTAAGCTATACCGAAGTTCACGCCCCGTTTTCTGGTCGCATTGGCCGGGTAGAAGTGAGTGTGGGTGACGTTGTCGGGCCAGGCAGCAGTTCGCTGGTAAACCTCGTACGGGAAGCACCGATTTATGTGTCCTTTGCGCTCAACGAAAAGCAGTTCGTTGGAGTTTTACAGAAGGTTCAACAGGATGCGGCTACGGAAGAAGAGCAAAAGCGACTAATCGAAGTGTTTGTCGTGTTGCCCAACGGGGACGAATTGGACGAACGCGGGACTATTGCTTTTGCGGACAACCGAATTGACCCGACCACCGGCGCGATCACTGTGAGGGCTGAATTCAAAAATGAAAATCGTTGGATTATAGATGGGTCCTATTTGACAGTGGGCCTGGAATCCCAAAAGCCAGTCGATCGCATTGTTATAAGTCAGGCTGCGATTCAACGAGATCAACAAGGTACATTTGTGCTGGTGGTTGATGAACAAAAAATGGTTCAGCAACGCTATATTGAGACGGGCGATGTTGTTGGCACCAGCATTATCGTGAACGATGGTCTTAAAGACGGTGAGACTGTTGTCGTTGAAGGTCTGCAACGTATCCGTCCCGGTGCCGAAGTCGATCCAGTGCTCGCCAGCCAGGCTGGAGAATAA
- a CDS encoding dipeptidase codes for MQDPLIFDGHNDVLLRLHQGDVSAGLDGFQGAGGRHIDLEKARTGGFGGGFFAIYVPGEHSHTNDMDEMLKPSYDLPLPPQVEWDIASKVALSQASSLIKLERDGALKICRTTTEIQDCMTHGLMAAVMHMEGAEAIDPDFHTLDVLYQAGLRSLGPVWSRPTIFAHGVPFRFPSTPDTGPGLTDDGVRLIRKCNDLGVMVDLSHLNEAGFWDVAQISTKPLVATHSNAYELCPHSRNLTNHQLHAIRDSDGMVGLNFAVAFLRSDGRMIEDTPISAMLTHLDYLIENLGEDRVGLGSDFDGAVVPAGIKTIAGLPNLRSAMRNHGYDDPLIKKLCHQNWLRVLDLTWT; via the coding sequence ATGCAAGACCCGCTGATTTTCGACGGCCATAATGATGTGTTGTTGCGCCTGCATCAAGGCGATGTCAGCGCAGGGTTGGACGGTTTTCAAGGTGCTGGTGGACGCCATATCGATCTGGAAAAGGCCCGGACCGGTGGGTTTGGTGGTGGTTTTTTCGCCATTTATGTTCCCGGAGAACACAGCCACACCAACGACATGGATGAGATGTTAAAGCCCAGCTACGACTTGCCGCTTCCGCCTCAGGTCGAATGGGATATCGCGTCCAAAGTGGCGCTGTCGCAAGCCTCTAGTCTAATCAAACTAGAGAGAGACGGCGCACTAAAAATATGCCGTACCACCACAGAAATTCAAGATTGCATGACACATGGCTTGATGGCCGCTGTAATGCACATGGAAGGGGCCGAAGCCATTGACCCCGATTTTCATACACTTGATGTGTTGTATCAGGCCGGGTTGCGCTCGCTTGGTCCGGTGTGGAGCCGTCCAACGATTTTTGCCCATGGCGTACCATTTCGTTTTCCCAGCACACCAGATACCGGCCCGGGACTGACCGACGATGGCGTTAGATTAATTCGCAAATGCAATGATTTAGGTGTCATGGTTGATCTATCTCACCTGAACGAGGCAGGGTTTTGGGATGTGGCACAAATCAGCACAAAACCGCTGGTTGCTACCCATTCCAACGCCTATGAGCTATGCCCTCATAGCCGCAACTTGACCAATCACCAATTGCACGCAATCCGCGACAGCGACGGAATGGTCGGTCTGAATTTCGCCGTCGCCTTTTTGCGTTCAGACGGAAGGATGATCGAAGACACACCTATTTCGGCAATGTTGACTCATCTTGATTACTTGATTGAGAATCTTGGAGAAGATCGAGTTGGCCTGGGCTCTGATTTTGACGGTGCTGTCGTGCCCGCAGGGATCAAAACCATCGCCGGCTTGCCAAACTTGCGCTCTGCGATGCGAAACCACGGTTATGACGACCCACTAATAAAGAAACTCTGCCATCAAAATTGGCTGCGTGTTCTCGACCTGACCTGGACGTAA
- the mtnA gene encoding S-methyl-5-thioribose-1-phosphate isomerase, translated as MKVNGTHYRSLWWDADKDALQIIDQRWLPHEFRVLQVNSLKDFADAIVEMRVRGAPLIGVTAAYGMAHAMRLDPSDAAMDQAWEYLDATRPTAINLRWALNRSRNILRGVTPKDRASVALKLAHDLADEDVEINRKIGIHGLELIRKISNSKPSGEPVRLLTHCNAGWLATVDWGTATSPMYHAHDAEIPIHVWVDETRPRNQGALTAWELGSHGISHSYITDNAGGHLMQHGQVDLVITGTDRTTRRGDVCNKIGTYLKALAAQDNNIPFYVALPSPTIDWSVDDGVAEIPIEERSGVEITHVQGKMADGSLGTTQVTPDGTLGGNPAFDVTPNRLVTGLITERGVCDASTEGLSTLFPDLVNAP; from the coding sequence GTGAAGGTAAACGGAACACACTACCGCTCGTTGTGGTGGGATGCGGACAAAGACGCGCTGCAAATTATTGACCAACGATGGTTGCCCCATGAATTTCGCGTTCTGCAGGTCAACAGCCTCAAAGACTTTGCCGATGCCATTGTTGAAATGCGGGTACGTGGAGCGCCATTGATCGGTGTCACAGCGGCCTATGGAATGGCACATGCCATGCGACTGGACCCGTCAGATGCAGCAATGGATCAAGCTTGGGAATACCTGGATGCCACACGGCCCACCGCAATTAACCTGCGCTGGGCCCTAAACCGAAGCCGCAACATATTGCGGGGCGTTACGCCTAAAGACCGCGCATCAGTTGCGCTGAAACTTGCTCATGACTTGGCGGACGAGGACGTCGAAATCAACCGTAAGATTGGCATTCACGGACTTGAACTTATTAGAAAAATTTCCAATTCCAAGCCGTCTGGCGAGCCCGTAAGACTGTTGACCCACTGCAACGCAGGATGGCTAGCGACCGTGGATTGGGGGACAGCCACCAGCCCGATGTATCACGCCCATGACGCCGAAATCCCTATTCATGTTTGGGTCGATGAAACCCGACCGCGCAATCAGGGCGCTTTGACAGCCTGGGAGCTGGGCAGTCACGGCATCAGTCACAGTTACATCACGGACAACGCGGGCGGGCACCTTATGCAGCATGGTCAGGTGGACCTTGTGATCACCGGTACAGACCGCACCACCCGGCGCGGCGACGTGTGCAACAAGATTGGCACTTACCTCAAGGCATTGGCGGCACAGGATAACAATATTCCCTTCTATGTCGCCCTTCCCTCGCCCACAATCGACTGGAGCGTTGACGATGGTGTCGCTGAAATTCCAATCGAAGAGCGCAGTGGCGTTGAGATCACCCATGTGCAGGGCAAGATGGCAGATGGCAGCCTTGGCACCACTCAAGTGACCCCCGATGGCACATTGGGCGGAAACCCAGCCTTTGATGTGACTCCGAACCGTCTGGTCACAGGGTTAATCACTGAGCGTGGCGTCTGCGATGCCAGCACAGAGGGTTTATCGACACTGTTTCCCGATCTGGTGAATGCGCCGTGA
- a CDS encoding class II aldolase/adducin family protein — protein sequence MTVPYQDTSELRQAVIDACLSLNNLGINQGTSGNISVRVEDQMLITPSGIAYDCLSPDMLVSMPLDGRATTLGQLKPSTEWRFHQSILLSKPHMHAVVHAHPVYCTALAMNHQEIPACHYMVAAFGGNSVPLADYAIFGSEALSNNLDKALADRHGCLMANHGAVVTGETLEKAMWRMVELETLAKGYVTSLSIGHPQLLSDPEIEEVLRAFSNYGAQNK from the coding sequence GTGACCGTCCCGTATCAGGACACCTCTGAACTCCGGCAGGCAGTCATCGACGCCTGCCTTTCACTGAATAACCTGGGTATCAACCAGGGCACGTCGGGGAACATCTCTGTTCGGGTTGAGGATCAGATGCTGATTACCCCATCCGGCATCGCCTACGACTGCCTGTCACCGGATATGCTTGTTTCGATGCCACTAGATGGACGTGCAACGACTCTTGGCCAGTTGAAACCTTCGACCGAGTGGCGGTTTCACCAGTCCATTCTGCTCTCGAAACCACATATGCACGCCGTTGTTCACGCACATCCGGTCTATTGCACGGCTTTGGCCATGAACCACCAGGAGATCCCGGCCTGCCATTACATGGTTGCGGCTTTTGGCGGCAACTCTGTTCCGTTGGCCGATTATGCTATTTTTGGCAGCGAGGCGCTGTCCAACAATCTAGATAAAGCCTTGGCAGACCGTCATGGCTGCCTCATGGCTAACCACGGCGCAGTAGTAACCGGCGAGACGCTGGAAAAGGCAATGTGGCGTATGGTCGAGTTGGAAACTTTGGCAAAAGGCTATGTGACTAGCCTGTCCATTGGCCACCCTCAGCTTCTAAGCGACCCAGAAATAGAAGAAGTTTTACGGGCGTTCTCAAATTATGGCGCCCAAAATAAATGA
- a CDS encoding ABC transporter substrate-binding protein yields the protein MNAFTKLMGTAALGFALGAVALPAMAETPANMLVIANRIDDITTLDPAQSFEFAGSDVLRNIYGRLVNFDPMDLDAGYQPDLAESWTVSEDGRTITFTMRDGVKFHSGNPVRAEDVAFSFKRVVTLNKTPSFILTQFGFTPENMDETITVSGNTVSITTDKEYATSFVLNCLTATIGGIVDEVTVMANEVDGDLGNTWLKTNSAGSGAYTLASWKPKESVTLTANSDFYLGEPAMKRVIVRHVQESATQRLMLERGDIDVARNLNPSDVEGIRSAEGVEVLEEMRGRLMYISMNQKHPELSKPEVRQALKYLIDYEGMQNSFLKGAYVTHQNFLPRTYLGAVDENPFSMDVEKAKALLAEAGVDGLELTVGVREAQERLEIGQSLQNTFAQAGITLNLEVGTGKQVLSKYRARELDIYLGAWGPDYPDPHTNAGTFAYNPDNSDEAQATGLLAWRNSWDTGKLTGMSAAAVVEGDRSKREAMYHDIQATFRDTSPFAVMFQKIEPAGINEDVEGLNLGGAITAVSYWTVTK from the coding sequence ATGAATGCTTTTACAAAACTAATGGGTACTGCTGCGCTGGGCTTTGCCCTGGGTGCTGTTGCCCTGCCCGCAATGGCGGAAACGCCTGCCAATATGTTGGTGATCGCCAACCGTATCGATGACATCACCACACTGGATCCCGCCCAAAGCTTTGAATTTGCTGGCTCGGACGTGCTGCGCAATATCTATGGCCGGTTGGTCAATTTTGATCCCATGGATCTGGACGCAGGGTATCAGCCTGATCTGGCCGAAAGCTGGACTGTGTCTGAAGATGGTCGCACTATCACATTCACCATGCGTGACGGCGTCAAGTTTCACTCGGGCAATCCAGTGCGCGCCGAAGATGTCGCATTCTCGTTCAAACGCGTTGTAACGCTGAACAAAACCCCATCGTTCATCCTGACACAGTTCGGCTTTACCCCCGAAAACATGGACGAAACCATCACCGTCAGCGGCAACACCGTGTCAATCACCACGGACAAGGAATATGCAACTTCGTTCGTGCTGAACTGCCTGACAGCCACCATCGGCGGGATCGTTGACGAAGTCACAGTCATGGCCAATGAAGTTGACGGCGATCTGGGCAACACATGGCTGAAAACCAATTCGGCCGGTTCCGGTGCCTATACACTTGCCAGCTGGAAGCCAAAGGAAAGCGTCACCCTGACTGCTAACTCTGACTTCTATTTGGGTGAACCAGCGATGAAGCGTGTCATCGTTCGTCACGTTCAGGAAAGTGCAACTCAGCGCCTCATGCTCGAGCGCGGTGACATTGATGTTGCGCGCAACTTGAATCCATCCGACGTCGAAGGCATTCGCAGTGCCGAAGGTGTCGAAGTTCTCGAAGAGATGCGCGGTCGTCTGATGTACATCTCGATGAACCAAAAGCATCCAGAACTGTCCAAGCCCGAAGTTCGCCAGGCACTAAAGTACCTGATCGACTACGAAGGCATGCAGAACAGCTTCCTCAAGGGAGCTTATGTCACCCACCAGAACTTCCTGCCGCGCACCTATTTGGGCGCCGTGGATGAGAACCCGTTCTCGATGGATGTTGAAAAAGCCAAGGCCTTGTTGGCCGAAGCGGGTGTAGATGGTCTGGAATTGACTGTTGGTGTTCGCGAAGCGCAGGAGCGTCTGGAAATCGGTCAGTCACTGCAAAACACATTTGCGCAGGCCGGCATCACGCTGAACCTCGAAGTTGGTACTGGCAAGCAGGTTCTTTCCAAGTATCGCGCACGCGAGCTGGATATCTATCTGGGTGCATGGGGCCCTGATTATCCGGATCCACATACCAATGCTGGTACATTTGCCTATAACCCCGACAACTCGGACGAGGCGCAGGCTACTGGTCTGCTGGCATGGCGCAACAGCTGGGATACTGGCAAGCTGACTGGTATGTCTGCCGCCGCCGTGGTCGAAGGAGACCGCAGCAAGCGTGAAGCAATGTATCACGACATTCAGGCAACTTTCCGCGATACCTCGCCTTTTGCTGTGATGTTCCAGAAGATTGAACCGGCTGGCATCAACGAAGATGTTGAAGGTCTGAACCTTGGCGGTGCGATCACCGCAGTGTCATACTGGACCGTGACCAAGTAA
- a CDS encoding efflux RND transporter permease subunit — MFSSLFISRPKFAIVISMVLTIMGLIGYMALPVAQFPDITPPVVSVTASYTGANAETVEKSVAAPIEAQVNGVDDMIYMSSSSSDTGSYSLSVTFEVGTDPDIASVNVQNRVAQALSSLPAEVTSSGVVTQKSSTNMLLVATLTSPNATYDDLFLSNYAEINIKDALSRVAGVGKADILNSLSYSMRIWMNPEKMAALGITPGDLINAVKEQNLEVSAGQIGAPPVPGDQTFQYTIKSKGRLTSVDEFGDIVIRTGEAGSTVRVRDVATVELGASNYSTSGFYDGSEATILAVYQAPGANALAVSAAVLAELDRLAMSFPEDVIYSVPFNTTDFVEQSLADVISTLVLAFILVVSVVFVFLGSWRATIIPAVAIPVSLIGTFAFLLLLGMSLNTISLFALVLAIGIVVDDAIIVVENVERLIAEEGLNPSDATRKAMGQITGPVIATTLVLLAVFVPVTFMPGISGELFSQFAVTISVAVVISSINALTLSPALCGLVLKARSGPPTGLLAKFESAIDILRNGYLGIVGRLLRWPFLAVALVLAMYAGTGTLFGITSKGFLPAEDNGYLFVDIQLPDAAALGRTEVVTKRVNEQIEQIPGVHSTILVNGFSMLNGASANGAMIIINLDPWDERQTPDLFPTSILKQVYGLANAEAAASIVAFNPPPISGLGMSAGVEMEVQQTAGGTPQDLAAAVGSLVYAANQRGEIGQSYTTFRANVPQVFVDLDREKAKTLDVSISEVFLTMQAHLGSYYVNDFNLFGRVYRVMVQADGSYRDKIEDIGNLYVRSQSGKMVPLSTLIDVENILGPVILKRHNMFRSATVTAVPAAGLSTGDAIGVMQEEAATALPPGYSFEWTGTAQQQLSSSGLVVVILGMAILFTYLFLVAQYESWTMPIAILLSVVVAMFGAVVAVAVTGSDINLYTQIGMIMLIGMAAKNGILIVEFAMERRAAGLSIKEAAHEAGRQRFRAVMMTAFSFLLGVVPLLMASGAGAASQQAIGVAVFGGMLMATVVGVILIPVLYAFMQGLREWVKGSAKTVSPAE, encoded by the coding sequence ATGTTCTCATCCCTGTTCATTTCACGCCCCAAGTTTGCGATCGTTATATCAATGGTCCTGACGATCATGGGCCTGATTGGTTATATGGCTCTCCCGGTGGCTCAGTTCCCTGATATCACGCCACCAGTGGTGAGCGTCACAGCCAGCTACACCGGCGCCAATGCGGAAACCGTCGAAAAAAGCGTAGCTGCTCCAATTGAAGCTCAGGTCAACGGCGTTGATGACATGATTTATATGTCGTCAAGCTCGTCAGATACTGGCAGCTATTCGCTTTCGGTCACATTCGAGGTTGGAACGGACCCAGATATTGCTTCGGTTAACGTGCAAAACCGCGTTGCTCAGGCCTTGTCCAGCCTACCGGCAGAAGTAACATCGTCGGGCGTTGTGACACAGAAAAGTTCGACAAACATGTTGCTGGTTGCTACTTTGACCTCGCCAAACGCCACCTATGACGATCTGTTTTTGTCCAATTACGCTGAGATCAATATTAAAGATGCGCTAAGTCGCGTTGCCGGAGTTGGTAAGGCAGACATCCTTAACAGTCTTAGTTACTCGATGCGGATTTGGATGAACCCGGAAAAGATGGCCGCTTTGGGCATTACCCCGGGGGATCTGATCAATGCCGTAAAAGAGCAGAACCTTGAAGTATCTGCTGGCCAGATCGGTGCGCCACCGGTTCCAGGTGATCAAACCTTTCAGTATACAATCAAGTCCAAAGGCCGCCTGACGTCAGTTGATGAATTTGGTGATATTGTCATCAGAACAGGTGAGGCTGGCAGCACGGTTCGCGTTCGTGATGTGGCGACCGTCGAATTGGGAGCCTCGAACTACAGTACGTCAGGGTTTTACGATGGAAGCGAAGCCACTATCCTTGCTGTATATCAGGCCCCAGGAGCCAACGCCTTGGCTGTCTCAGCCGCAGTATTGGCCGAACTAGACCGGCTGGCGATGTCGTTTCCGGAAGATGTGATTTATTCCGTTCCGTTCAACACCACTGATTTTGTCGAGCAATCGCTTGCGGATGTTATTTCGACACTGGTTCTTGCATTTATTCTGGTTGTATCGGTGGTCTTTGTCTTTCTTGGCTCATGGCGCGCGACCATTATTCCTGCGGTGGCCATTCCGGTGTCATTGATCGGAACATTCGCATTTTTGCTTTTGCTGGGGATGTCGCTCAATACGATTTCTTTGTTTGCTTTGGTTCTAGCAATCGGCATTGTGGTAGACGACGCCATTATTGTGGTGGAAAACGTCGAGCGTTTGATCGCCGAAGAAGGGCTGAACCCAAGCGACGCAACTCGCAAGGCGATGGGGCAGATCACCGGGCCGGTGATTGCAACGACCTTGGTTTTATTGGCTGTTTTTGTCCCAGTTACCTTTATGCCAGGGATTAGTGGTGAATTGTTTTCGCAATTCGCGGTGACGATTTCGGTGGCAGTTGTTATCTCCTCCATCAATGCATTAACCCTATCGCCAGCCCTATGTGGCCTGGTGCTCAAGGCACGCTCCGGGCCGCCAACTGGGTTACTTGCCAAATTCGAAAGCGCTATCGACATTTTGCGAAACGGATACCTTGGTATCGTGGGACGGTTGCTCAGATGGCCGTTTCTGGCAGTGGCGCTCGTTCTTGCTATGTATGCAGGAACCGGGACTCTTTTTGGGATAACGTCCAAAGGGTTTTTACCAGCCGAGGACAATGGGTATTTGTTTGTTGACATCCAGCTCCCCGATGCTGCAGCCCTGGGTCGTACCGAGGTGGTGACCAAACGGGTCAATGAACAAATCGAACAAATTCCGGGCGTACACAGCACAATTCTGGTCAACGGCTTCAGTATGTTGAACGGGGCCAGCGCCAACGGTGCGATGATAATCATCAATTTGGACCCATGGGACGAACGTCAAACACCTGATCTGTTCCCGACATCCATATTAAAGCAAGTATATGGCCTGGCAAATGCAGAAGCCGCAGCGAGCATTGTTGCGTTTAACCCGCCGCCGATTTCTGGTCTTGGAATGTCAGCAGGCGTTGAAATGGAGGTACAGCAAACCGCTGGTGGGACGCCACAGGATCTGGCGGCTGCAGTCGGGTCGTTGGTCTATGCTGCCAACCAGCGGGGCGAAATTGGCCAATCCTACACCACGTTTCGGGCGAATGTTCCGCAGGTTTTCGTGGATCTGGACCGGGAGAAAGCGAAAACTTTGGATGTCTCAATCTCAGAGGTCTTCCTGACCATGCAGGCCCATTTGGGTTCGTATTACGTCAATGATTTCAATCTATTCGGCCGCGTTTATCGCGTGATGGTACAGGCCGATGGATCGTACCGAGACAAGATTGAGGATATCGGTAATCTTTATGTCCGCTCGCAGAGCGGTAAAATGGTCCCGCTTTCTACTTTAATCGATGTTGAAAACATCCTTGGGCCAGTTATCTTGAAACGCCACAATATGTTCCGTTCAGCGACTGTAACGGCTGTACCGGCCGCTGGATTGTCCACCGGCGACGCTATCGGCGTCATGCAAGAAGAGGCCGCAACCGCATTGCCGCCGGGGTATAGTTTTGAATGGACCGGCACAGCGCAGCAACAGCTTTCGTCCTCCGGCCTGGTTGTTGTTATTCTTGGTATGGCAATTTTGTTCACCTACCTGTTTCTTGTGGCACAATACGAGAGTTGGACAATGCCAATCGCAATTCTGCTTTCTGTGGTCGTAGCCATGTTTGGCGCAGTTGTTGCAGTTGCGGTCACCGGAAGTGACATCAACCTCTACACGCAGATTGGCATGATCATGTTGATTGGCATGGCGGCAAAGAACGGTATTCTCATTGTCGAATTTGCGATGGAGCGCCGTGCCGCAGGGTTGTCAATCAAAGAGGCTGCACATGAAGCTGGCCGCCAACGCTTCAGGGCTGTAATGATGACAGCCTTTTCCTTCTTGTTAGGAGTTGTACCGCTTCTCATGGCCTCGGGCGCTGGTGCCGCCAGCCAACAGGCTATCGGGGTTGCTGTTTTTGGTGGAATGTTGATGGCCACCGTTGTTGGGGTCATCCTGATCCCTGTTCTCTACGCTTTTATGCAAGGCTTACGGGAATGGGTTAAAGGTTCCGCCAAGACTGTTTCCCCAGCCGAATAA